TCGGAACTGGAGAGTATGTCTCTTCGCATTTTTTGTGGTCGACTATTTGCACTTCCAATTTATGTAAGTCATTCGCAGGAGGGCCCGGGAActgcaaataaataacataaaaattaacatGCATAGGTCGGCTCCCAATCAGCGCCAAATTTTCATGGGCCATGCATCCAAAATATCCGATACGCATCGTTTCCATGACGAAATATCAATAATaggataataattaaaaaaatcattcaaaagtaACCGAATGCCGAGAGAATGCATATCAGTTGGTAAGCAAGCTTCTCTTAGCTGTTAAACGAACCGGTTGCCCCTCCCAATTAAAAAAGTGTAAGTTCTCTCCTTGTCCACTCTTAATGCTCTTATAAAATAAGCATTTTAGATTTTGTTATAATCCAACTATTTTGTGGTATTTTAAAAACTACTGAATTGGCgagtaatatttctaaattttacttgCAGGAGGCGCTTACTTGGAGAGATCCCCAACCGGCGATGACAGCGTGTGTACCTCCTTCAGGAGCCGGCTCACCTTGCTCAACCATCACGACTGGAGACACTCCGTCGCCCATTTGTATTGGAGGGCTGACCTGAATAGTGATGGGAGTTACTTAATTTCGTTGTAAATGGACGCAGGATGGAATGTTATCCTCTAAGAATAAGGTAAGAAAGTAGCTATGTGGTGATAACTATGTCTTATCAAATACGTTCGTTCAGTGACTATTTGGTAACATTTATagtttatcattttcattaaaatccatTCTACAGCAGAATAATTCTAAATTGCCAATACGATATTTCCTCCAAGCTTAAGCAGGCCCATTTACAAGTGCTTGATGTTCGTTACTCTCATCATAGTAGTTTTTTTAGATGCTGTGAAGTATGTAGTAGTTCTTTAAGCATTTTCACAGTGATAAATAATTACTATGATGATACATGatattttcttttagttttcactcaaaaatatttcacttaaacAAAAGGTAAATGCCATTTGTATTGCAGCATCGCGTCCTCAttatttgacattatttttatacCCATTAGTAAACTATCGTGCCGTCCGAGTTAATTAAATTGATCTAACTACTTTTTTAAGGGCAGTTAATTTATTCTGCAGTTGCATTATAGTTACTTCTTGTTGTTAATTGTTATCTAGGAATTCTATTATTACCTTGAATTTAAACTAATTGAATTAGCACGTGCACTGAATTACCATCAGTTGCGGCGAATTAATAAATTTCTTGCTAAAGCCATAGCCATTCGTACTCAGGATACGTACCATCTCATGAATCGGattaagttattttataattcattcgtAGAAAATAGAGGTTCTCCCACCTTTAGCACTACTATATCGTTGATCCAGGTGTTGGTTTCATTGTACTCCTCGTGCATCACAACTTTGATTACGTCATGGATCGTCCCACCGGCATCCAAGGTGTTAGAACCGACCTGCACAGAGTACGAGTCCCAACCGTAACTGTAAATTAGAAGAGTGTACTAATAAGAGGGGTTTTACCACTTTTCATTTGCCACAGAAATGTATTTCATCCTATAATttcgtatttataaaatttcaacagcacTACTGTTGAGTAAGAGATTCAGTACTACAAAAATGATTTGACATTGAAAATGGTCATAATCTTTTCTGACTTACTGGGTGCATGAGCAATAAAAGTGCACTACAGCATAGgagaatatttataaaagaaatcgTAATCACCCATAACCATTCTATGAGCACCTGCATGCAACTAATAATTTATACTTCACCTTGTAATACTAGCGAAAGTACAATTTGTGCGAATGTAAAGTATTATTtgtcatcatttaaaatattatattgccaCAGTTGCCCGGAATTGAGACAGTGAAACGCATTTTCAAATGTATGATGGTAAAATATAACATCTATGGCATCTAGGCTATGACGTAGAACGTACAACTACGTTCAGAGCGAGCAACTATTGTTTTGTATGGGAAGCAAtttctgatttaaaaattcttctgcATACTGTCATCAAGGCAAAAACCACGTCTTATAAAGCGCAAATACATAATTCCCTccgttataaaaataataatgagggGGCTAGGCTTCATATGTCTTTTAAATCTCgaggtatttttgaaaaaaccaAAGTCTGTAATATGATTACTCTTTATTATGGTATTTCCGAATGAATAAAAAGCAACCCTAGTATGAGTCTTGAGAAGAAATTTAGTTAGAAGATTAAAGATGAGTTGATTTAAGCTCAACAGCCACATTAGTAATAGGGCTTGCGAAAATGCATTGGTGGTATCTGTACCAGGTGATCGAAAactaaaaaagcaaattttatttcGCTGGTAGGTTAAAAGGAGAACTCCTAATTTAAGATCGACCTACAAGGTGAAGTATGTGatatattcttaaacaattgttttttttatggttgATAAACAGTTTGTATGTGTTTGAAAGTTAAAAGCTACAGttacattaattttcttgtttaCTTACAACATACAGCTAGCCATACCTAGGACCCATTCAGAGTTCAGTATGTTGGCTCCGCAGAAATGGAAACCCCCAACTCGCAACGAAGCCTGGGAAAAGATAAAAAGCGTAGAATTTGACATGCCGTAATTTTTTGTTGCGTATTTTTGcttttcccaaattttaatcTTTCAGTGGAAGTGGATAACTGAAGCCCAAAATGGCGGACAAAAATAATTGGCTTTACAATAATTAACGCGTATGAGTGGGATTATGACATTATAAAATTTCGTCAACGCATATTTCGGCTTTACCAAAaacttaaaaagatatttttttaagatatcgCTTTTTTCATGATGAAGAGAGAATTTTTTCCTGACGCAACCATAATTCTTACGAAGAATGTGTACATAGTTAAATACGCGGAGTGGATTACcttcaattaaaataatgttcacttattgaaattaaacattttagtATCAGTGTTGTGCACGTAGATCGGTTTCTTTCGCAGTTGCATTAGAACGTGTATTTGATTTTCAGAAGATATGACTGCATGTAAAAACTATATTTTGACGGAACTTTCTTTTTTGCCAAtaaacggtaaaaaaaataaacctttgaCACAATCATCTGATTAAAACACAAGCAAAAATCACTGCCCTATCTAGCTAGCATCAAAGTTTGTCACTGGCTGATTATCCAAGCCCAAGTGTGTTAATCAAACGTTCGAAGTATGGCTTTGTTAAATAATCTTTCTACGattatcttgtatttttttatcatggctATGTATAATGGTGAATTTTATATAATAGCCACGAGCTACCTCGTGTACTTACCAGCCATGGGAATTCCCTTCCTTCCACTATATCTCCTCCCTCAATATATGGCATTGGATCCGTTCTCTCGGCTTCCTTAGTTCGCAGATGAAGAGGTGGTCCATTATTATCTGTCAAGATGTAAACGTATATATAAGCTACATAAGTTTTGGATAAAGCAGATACGGAAATGTTATTTTCcgttttatttaaaactaattcAAGATCTGCAGTCCTAACGAGCACTAATAATCGCACtataaataattctgattttatCAAGTATATTTGTCTCCTTTGCATCGCGCAACAAATTTTATGCCGCTGATGGATCACATGACACTCTTACTTAAGAAATCGGTTCCGAAACAGAGAATTTACTAGAAAATCCATTCATTTCTCCATTGATTTTGTCCTCAGCTACACTCTATTGTCTGCACTCAGAATGAGGGGCGAGTTTAGCCGTTTTGATGCGAAAcagtcatgaatttaaaaaaagggcCAAAAAATATGCGATATTTTATGAAGTCCAACagttaattgatttaaaaatgcttgtgaaaattttagatttttattgtttGTCACAATAGTGAGCTTCTGCTTCaacaacctttgggttgaatcactaagtgaagTGAGGTTACCAGTGATATTTTCTCTGTTTCATCCAAATTTGCTGTAACACTCCCAGTTTTCCCGAAGGCTCTGGCATTGGTGAATAACACGAAATGAAGGAATGATAGAACCGAAGAATTCAAGGCCTACGAGAGAAAAATAGCGAAATTGTAGCCGCGGGGATTTAGCAACCAAAATATTTGACGAgatctccttgtttttttttgtttccgagatttccaagaaacatttcaaaataaaacagcGTGGACGCTACCTCACGCAATCGTACCTACAATTAGATACGGTGCTTTCCTGATACCCTAGTATCTCCAGCACATTCATGAGAATTATTCCTGGACAAGATTTTGATGCACGACTTGGCCATTGAAGCGTTCGTTTGAGGGCTTCACCTAGTGGAAAAAAACAACGAGGAAGAAAATCATGACTGGAGAGAAATAACTACGTGCCATCAAAAGTCTGAATTTCGAGAATACTGCGAAGCTGTACTTGCTAAATCTGAATACAGAGTCACTTAATCGTGGAAGTCTCTCCAGGGATTGGTAACGCGATGACGGACTGTAATTAATGGAAGGAACTCACCAATTGATAAAGTATGCGTGTTTAGGACCAAATAAAATCCTACAGTGAAGAAGACACCCTGAACACGTTTAGAAAGCATCGTGACTTGAGGTTAACTGCGAAAGATGGTCGATTCTCTCAATTGAAGGGGAATAGATATGACTCCCAGAGgtaaactaaaaataattttttttgtttgccaGCCATGCATGAGTGTCGATGTTGGCTTTATATCTTATCGTATCGACACAAAATAATCTCATATTCATTGTATGACAGCCAGGTGGAAAATTCTTTGTTTTAATAAATCCCTAAAGTCTTTTGTTAACAATCAAGATCTTCCTCTGATATATAACATGTTATGTTATTGAGATCGTTCACTCCCACTATAAATCGCAACTTGATACATGGAAACTGATTAGGTAGGTGGATAGGAAAGCATATTTTTGCGAAACGAAGATTTTCATTTAACTGCtctgtaataaatttaaaaatttctgaaaatttcatcccaTTGGAAAAGTGACGCCATATAAACCTAGTTCTACACCGCGGACGTCGGTACTCAATGTGTTCGGTGGAAAGCAGGGGAAAGGAATGCTGCCTAAAACTAGAGAGGGGTTTATGTATTACCTGAGGATAGAAATAGAGGAAAGGAGAATCTTCAGAGGTAGTATTTTTAATTCTATGGCATTGGCCACTGTGATTTTCGGTGCAGCGAGCGACATCAACGTCTTCAACCCACTTCTTAAGACAGAACGAAAAACTTCGTTGTTTTGACCCGCTTACTTCAATAATTAGAGAACAGactaaaattgagaaaattgtgCGTCTTTTTCTTCTCAGACCTCATGatcgggaattaaaaaaatatccttaaatGATCCAAAAGGGGTTTAAGTTACATTACTTATACACTGTATattctataattattttaaaatacaataaatttgctaGTTCCACTAAACTAAAACAAGATTTCTTATGCACATTTATGAAAGATCTGTTACTCTGCATTTGACTACACAAGTATCATTCGTGTTTTTTCGCACTAATTACGTAGTTACAGCAAAGTAAATTGACGACAAAGTTATCCCCACACTTCTCTTTTGAgtttagtcaattttttttcagaatgaaaaactTCGTTGTCTTGACCCGCGATTTGAGCAGCGGCGATAGACAGCCTTATATCACTCCTCGGCCCATGCTTGACCACCCAGATACTCCGTTCGCTAACCGCACTTGCGCAGTCTGatccatatacagattacgaatgagtctCCTATCCCTCCAAtgtacacctattttcttgagaatatccattaactttacacAGTTCattctatcaaatgctttttcaaaatccgcGAAGCAGGCATACACACCCTGGTCATATTCTAGATTCCTCTCCActagggacctcattatcgctattgcaacacgagttgacttcccttttctaaaaccaaattgattttcgcccaaatactcgtttgccctctcctccattcgtctgttcaatatcctcagttccactttcgccgcgtgcgatattaggcaaatagtcctataatctccgcattccacagctttcttctttttcagtagcGGAATGAGAACCGTCTTCGCGAAATCCTttggccaacatccctcctcatacaTTCTGCGTACctactagtttgaaaaaccttttctcacAATCCCTcactagattcttcagaagctcacatgggatattgtccacgccaactgctttcctagccttcatatcaatAAGGGCTCTTTCTATTTCCACAtctaagatccccggcccaagattatcctcctccacttcactttcctcctctaaagtcaatctctctggcctgttccttccgtcatacagatcctccacgtactCCTTCcttctactctgtacctcttctcgctcggttagcatccttccatatTCAGCTTTAATTTTAGACATTGCTTGTCCTCTTTTACCgaccgatagcgacttaactttggcgtataacgcgcctacctcttcttccttctgaaacttttccatttcctcacactatcttttccaccaagcctctcttgctctcttagtttcacgccgtaatcgattattaatttgccTATACTATCCTTTACCCTGTTTTGTGTCCACGTTCTTTCACTTTCTCCTCTCCCCCATTtctcttatcatgttctccgttatccacggcttctttattcttctactgtcaacgtagccaatggGCCTCTCAGCCTCTTCTACTactccagttttaatattattccctATATCCTCAACAGGTTTTGTACTTTCAATCTCTCTGATTCTATTTTCTAcaagctcctgatattctctcctcatactcccctttagagcttctacattccatttcctcaccttcCTAACttttaagtcttttgaatcttacgtttcatttcataagtactaggctGTGGTCTTAATCTGCATCCGCTGCTCCGCATATAGGAAGCATGACTCTGCATGACATCTGCGTATGGGAAgttgcgcgagtttttcacaccatTCCTAAACccctgtcttaccatgatgtagtctaccTGATATCTCCCAATATCCCCTGGACATCTCCATGTGATGATTGAACCAAGTGTTTGTTaggaataacttgtttctcctgcaaaattcagCAGTTTtgtctcccctgtcgttccgagtTCCTAATGTaaattctcctacttcgcttccatccctttcttccccgactgaagcgttccagtcccccatcactaccagatttttcttacccgcggttcctctaattatttcctcgagctgtccATACACCTAATCTAGTTCTTCTTCCCTAttattgctagtgggcatgtaaacttgaaccaccacaaggttggtgggttgtgcctcaatttctaccacacgAGTTCTATCGCTTagctgatctatacctaccactcgcttacccatcttcccgtttgaTACTAAAGCTACCACTCgttggctttcctccccaccactatgcataaccctgtacccgtcactccagtagtccccactgtccttccacctaacttcggattgacccaagatatctatcctccctttctgcatttccctttttatattttctagtttacccgccctcatcattgtcctcacattccacgtccctacattcatcgatgccttcttcttctgcatctcttggtcttcttgtcctcctcctttgttgctgctgttgatgttgaaaaagatgatgatgatatgtctctgcaaggactTCGCACGATTAGGACCCCGAGGACCTTACCGACCTCGCTACCAACTACGACACCCACCCTTAAGGGCTGAGTCCCGCGATTCCATGCGAGGCTAGTTCGAttaaactccatgttttcagggaagagatagttggtagggttttccacttccattataacagtgttttttacgtcacaccatcacgtggactacctttcgtctggctcctacccgtcgacctatctggcatggtggccctaccgggaataatcaaatatttaaatcatttaatattaatattaataataaaatattaaatttatgaatattatatGTCTCAATAATAAGCATCCTGTTATATCAAGTATAAAACTTATGGGACTTTAAATAAATGCAAGgagtttcaaaaatgaaaaaaaccgtATTACTAAttccaaattcattaattttttcgattaacTTATCTGAAATAGTATGTATCTTTATAATATGTAATATCGAGTTGCAAGCGCTTAGAAAAGAGAATTGCAAgactgtaaaataattttacataaaaagcaATTATTGAGACAAAATATAGAGCAAACGTTTAAAATAAGCAAGCGTATAGGCACGGATACACGCTATTGCGAGCCAGAAAATGCTCTGTGTAACCTGTCTTCAACGGGCATCGAACGAGTTCATGGTCACCTCGTACAGAGAAGTGAGTTATTCAACCGGAAGGTGCTTTTAGAAAACATCTTGATAATGGAGAGACCATGACAAAACGGGGAGCGTGGATGTCGAGCGAGCGAGTAGAACGCAAGGTTGCTGaccgaagggtcccaggttcaattACGGGTGAATGCGTCAGACACCCCTATAAGAAGGCTTTTTATTCACAAATCTTGGAAGTGAGATGTATCCAGGGATAGAAACTGGTCCTCATAGCCTATGTTTGTGATTTCATTCGCCTGCGCCATAACTTCGGTTTGAGCTCTATACACACCCTTCCAAACCAAGCTAAGGATTAAGTCATTAAGTGAGAGAGGGGGACGTGGAGAATGGTGTTGGCTGATGTACGGTTTGGAGAAATAAGTAATTATAGAATGAACCATCCATTAACAGGTACTGTGCCCATTAACTGGCATTACTATCTGGCTAgagtcaaataattttaatttcattcataactGCCATTGTTATGGTTATGGATCTAGCAATAGGTATTATTTGCGGAACTCGGAGGGGCAGCTGTTCGTAAATAAATTCGAGCACATTAACTAGCTCTTTTGATGCAAATTAGAGCGTAGATTTTCAGGATTAGGAGAGAGCACTCCCcaaaaatattcatcaacaaATCAAGGAACTAGAGGAAGGGGGTTGCTTAAGGTTGCAAAGTACAAGTGCGCTATCGGAAATTAATTCAAAAACGTCCTTTCATTACAGAGGGAATTGACGCCTTACCACTGCCAATCCGCATTAAAACTGCCGGGAAGGAAAATATTCTTACACCCTATATCGAGAGTTGGTGACCGAAAGAGAATTCCCTTGGATGGTGAGCACCGCAATGAGAAATTCTGTAATAAGGTCAAAGTTACACCGCAGCTTTTGAAGAATATAAATCAGCCAATAGGGTACGCAGACTTTACTAGGTGTTCGAAAAAAGTATTCAAATACTTTGAGAGGTGGTAGCACCcaacaaaacaagaaaaaagtCCAATAAACCTTGGTCCAAAAAGAATACTTTCTAATTTATGTACACTTGTTGATTTATATAATCAAATTATATGTTGTCACTTTCCTAATTAAATATAATTCTAATGTAATACCATCAAATTTAACCTTATCTCGGCGCTAACTTGACCAatagatcaaaatattttttggaataatctacatgaaaattattcattcactTACAGGCATCACTTCGCGTTTCAGGATACCACTTCTGCGACGCTAACATTCTTAATCCAGAATGGATCCTGGGAGTTGCGAGCTGCATGTTGTAAGTATAAAGTTACaccacaaaaaataaatgcatgaggGACTTAAGTCTTAATGTCACTTAGCACCACAAGTGATTCCGCAGTCCTTTCATTCTGTTATCAACATTATTTTCGAGGACAGATTTTACCAAA
The DNA window shown above is from Ischnura elegans chromosome 4, ioIscEleg1.1, whole genome shotgun sequence and carries:
- the LOC124157634 gene encoding trypsin-like — translated: MLSKRVQGVFFTVGFYLVLNTHTLSIDNNGPPLHLRTKEAERTDPMPYIEGGDIVEGREFPWLASLRVGGFHFCGANILNSEWVLGMASCMFYGWDSYSVQVGSNTLDAGGTIHDVIKVVMHEEYNETNTWINDIVVLKVSPPIQMGDGVSPVVMVEQGEPAPEGGTHAVIAGWGSLQFPGPPANDLHKLEVQIVDHKKCEETYSPVPKKVIYSSQICVSGLVDGKDSTNGDSAAPLIVNEKVVGINSWGQIVGQVAWPNVYTNLAFYIDWINEHIKE